The following are encoded in a window of Streptomyces sp. SAT1 genomic DNA:
- a CDS encoding aminoglycoside phosphotransferase family protein, whose amino-acid sequence MIVIPEALARATVEREGAPGAAWIARLPALAEELMRRWGCVLDGAVLHGGVGLVVPVLRPGGRPAVLKVSFPHPGNVHEPDAFAAWRGRGAVLLHARDDARYALLLERAGTTPLGRLADGDELVAVAGRLSRRLAVPAPPGLPRLADRVPEWEAQLEADARELPHRLAPRTLGAALATVREQGRAQPELLVHGDLHAGNILPGEREPWLAVDPKGYAGDPAHDGGTLLKSRALSLIGADDLGRAARRIVDVFSEAAGLDRARVRRWAQLHAVQAAFWGRRHGFRMARRGAELDRITAFAEVLAELLAEGA is encoded by the coding sequence ATGATCGTGATTCCGGAGGCCCTGGCCCGGGCCACCGTCGAGCGCGAGGGGGCGCCCGGGGCGGCCTGGATCGCCCGGCTGCCCGCGCTGGCGGAAGAGCTGATGCGGCGCTGGGGGTGCGTGCTCGACGGGGCGGTGCTGCACGGGGGAGTCGGGCTGGTGGTCCCCGTGCTCCGGCCCGGCGGGCGGCCCGCCGTGCTCAAGGTGTCCTTTCCGCACCCCGGCAACGTCCATGAGCCGGACGCGTTCGCCGCCTGGCGCGGGCGTGGCGCCGTCCTGCTGCACGCGCGCGACGACGCGCGCTACGCGCTGCTGCTGGAGCGGGCCGGGACCACGCCCCTGGGCCGGCTCGCGGACGGCGACGAACTGGTGGCGGTCGCGGGCCGGCTCAGCCGACGGCTGGCCGTCCCGGCACCGCCGGGGCTGCCCCGGCTCGCTGACCGCGTCCCCGAGTGGGAGGCACAACTGGAAGCGGACGCCCGGGAGTTGCCGCACCGCCTCGCGCCGAGGACGCTGGGCGCGGCGCTCGCCACCGTCCGTGAACAGGGCCGCGCCCAGCCGGAGCTGCTCGTCCACGGGGACCTGCACGCCGGGAACATCCTGCCCGGCGAGCGGGAACCGTGGCTCGCCGTCGACCCCAAGGGATACGCGGGGGATCCCGCCCACGACGGCGGGACACTGCTCAAGTCCCGGGCGCTGTCCCTCATCGGTGCCGACGACCTCGGCAGGGCCGCGCGGCGGATCGTGGACGTCTTCTCCGAGGCCGCGGGACTCGACCGCGCACGCGTCCGGCGGTGGGCCCAGCTCCACGCCGTCCAGGCGGCGTTCTGGGGGCGCCGCCATGGGTTCCGGATGGCCCGCCGGGGAGCGGAGCTCGACCGGATCACGGCGTTCGCCGAGGTGCTGGCGGAACTGCTCGCCGAGGGAGCGTAG
- a CDS encoding NPCBM/NEW2 domain-containing protein, which yields MTAPPRRRKARRSSGAALAAAAVLAVLATTAGPSAPALAAESAGTAASSVIGAVTGFSHSGAAYTFTAGTAKARVTFVTADTFRIEVAPDGTFTDPVGADIVLPQGKAPATRWRDRGDRYELSTDKVTLRAYKSALRFGLYRADGTRLWEESRGISWDGTSTTQTLARGADEQFYGTGEQNGSGNTSHRGKTLQVGVDYNWNEGGHPNSVPFYLSSAGYGVYRNTYAPGTYAFTDPVTTTERENRFDAYYFAGNSTKDVIGQYTKLTGRPMLPPVYGLEVGDSDCYLHNANRGERHTLDSLKVADDYAKNDMPLGWMLVNDGYGCGYENLAETAKGLNSRKTQLGLWTEDGLDKLADQVKAGQRVAKLDVAWVGDGYKFALDGCKAAYQGIEDNSDARGFTWAPESWSGAQRCGVQWSGDQSGSWDYIRWQIPTYAGATMSGLAYTSGDVDGIFGGSAKTYTRDLQWKSFLPAVMTMDGWAAKDKQPYQYGEPYTSINRKYLKLKESLLPYMYTYAAEANRTGVGAVRPLALEYPDDPKAAGDAAKYEFLTGKDFLVAPVYSDTSVRDGIYLPKGDWVDYWTGRTYHGPVTVNGYQAPLDTLPLFVRAGAAIPMWPGVNSYQDRTAGSPLAWDVYPQGRSTFTLYEDDGVTRQHRAGKYGEQPVTVTAPRSGAGSVRIAVGAESGDFTGKQKSRPYAFTVHTGSAPAHVGLDGRTLPRLTSKAAFDAAGQGWWYDPSDRAGVVQVKTRALSTAHGFRIDLAGASALGGKVPGATGDVTVTAPEELGAGVSAEVNVDFTAGRTGATATRLSLTAPEGWTVSPAKELGRVAPGRRVSARFTVTAPAGATAGEAVLSGGARYRAAGEEHTATARTALRTMPAPPKGDSWASDLAWLGSTNGYGPAERDRSNGESAAGDGRPLTLNGTTYAKGIGVHADSDIEFWLGGQCSSLTATAGVDDEINGYGGVSFSVVADGKKVWSSPTVSGASDPLSVNVPLTGARHVHLVVTDTDGTKSGDHGDWADAKFHCAG from the coding sequence ATGACCGCTCCACCCCGCAGACGCAAGGCCCGCCGCTCCTCGGGGGCGGCACTGGCGGCCGCGGCCGTGCTCGCGGTGCTCGCGACCACGGCCGGCCCCTCGGCACCGGCCCTGGCGGCCGAATCGGCCGGCACCGCGGCCTCCTCCGTGATCGGCGCGGTCACCGGCTTCTCGCACTCCGGCGCCGCCTACACGTTCACGGCGGGCACGGCCAAGGCCCGGGTCACCTTCGTCACGGCCGACACCTTCCGCATCGAGGTCGCCCCCGACGGCACGTTCACCGACCCGGTCGGCGCCGACATCGTGCTGCCCCAAGGCAAGGCGCCCGCCACCCGCTGGCGCGACCGCGGCGACCGATACGAGCTGTCCACGGACAAGGTGACCCTGCGCGCGTACAAGTCCGCGCTGCGGTTCGGCCTGTACCGCGCCGACGGCACCCGGCTGTGGGAGGAGTCGCGCGGCATCAGCTGGGACGGCACCTCCACCACCCAGACCCTGGCGCGCGGCGCCGACGAGCAGTTCTACGGCACGGGCGAGCAGAACGGCAGCGGCAACACCTCGCACCGCGGCAAGACGCTCCAGGTCGGCGTCGACTACAACTGGAACGAGGGCGGCCACCCCAACTCGGTGCCGTTCTACCTCTCCTCGGCGGGCTACGGCGTCTACCGCAACACCTACGCGCCCGGCACCTACGCCTTCACCGACCCGGTCACCACCACCGAGCGGGAGAACCGCTTCGACGCCTACTACTTCGCCGGGAACTCCACCAAGGACGTCATCGGCCAGTACACCAAGCTGACCGGCCGCCCGATGCTCCCGCCGGTCTACGGCCTGGAGGTGGGCGACTCGGACTGCTACCTGCACAACGCCAACCGCGGCGAGCGGCACACCCTGGACTCGCTCAAGGTCGCCGACGACTACGCCAAGAACGACATGCCGCTGGGCTGGATGCTCGTCAACGACGGCTACGGCTGCGGCTACGAGAACCTCGCCGAGACCGCCAAGGGCCTCAACTCCCGCAAGACGCAGCTGGGTCTGTGGACCGAGGACGGCCTGGACAAGCTGGCCGACCAGGTCAAGGCGGGCCAGCGGGTGGCCAAGCTGGACGTGGCCTGGGTCGGCGACGGCTACAAGTTCGCGCTGGACGGCTGCAAGGCCGCCTACCAGGGCATCGAGGACAACAGCGACGCGCGCGGCTTCACCTGGGCCCCGGAGAGCTGGTCGGGCGCGCAGCGCTGCGGAGTGCAGTGGAGCGGCGACCAGTCCGGCAGCTGGGACTACATCCGCTGGCAGATCCCGACGTACGCGGGCGCCACCATGTCGGGGCTGGCCTACACCTCCGGTGACGTGGACGGCATCTTCGGCGGCAGCGCCAAGACGTACACCCGCGACCTGCAGTGGAAGTCCTTCCTGCCGGCCGTGATGACCATGGACGGCTGGGCCGCCAAGGACAAGCAGCCCTACCAGTACGGCGAGCCGTACACCAGCATCAACCGCAAGTACCTGAAGCTCAAGGAATCGCTGCTGCCGTACATGTACACGTACGCGGCCGAGGCCAACCGCACCGGCGTCGGCGCCGTGCGTCCGCTGGCGCTGGAGTACCCCGACGACCCGAAGGCGGCGGGCGACGCCGCCAAGTACGAGTTCCTGACCGGCAAGGACTTCCTGGTCGCGCCGGTCTACAGCGACACCTCGGTCCGCGACGGCATCTATCTGCCCAAGGGCGACTGGGTGGACTACTGGACCGGCAGGACGTACCACGGGCCGGTCACCGTGAACGGCTACCAGGCGCCCCTGGACACCCTGCCGCTGTTCGTCAGGGCGGGTGCCGCGATCCCGATGTGGCCGGGCGTCAACTCCTACCAGGACCGCACCGCCGGCTCCCCGCTGGCCTGGGACGTCTACCCGCAGGGCCGCAGCACCTTCACCCTGTACGAGGACGACGGCGTCACCCGGCAGCACCGCGCCGGGAAGTACGGCGAGCAGCCGGTGACGGTGACCGCCCCGCGCAGCGGCGCCGGGTCCGTGCGCATCGCGGTCGGCGCCGAGTCCGGTGACTTCACCGGCAAGCAGAAGAGCCGCCCGTACGCCTTCACCGTGCACACCGGTTCGGCCCCGGCCCACGTGGGTCTGGACGGCCGGACGCTGCCCCGTCTCACCTCGAAGGCCGCCTTCGACGCGGCCGGCCAGGGCTGGTGGTACGACCCCTCCGACCGGGCCGGGGTCGTGCAGGTGAAGACCCGCGCGCTGAGCACCGCGCACGGCTTCCGGATCGACCTCGCCGGGGCGAGCGCGCTGGGCGGCAAGGTGCCCGGGGCCACCGGAGACGTCACGGTCACCGCGCCCGAGGAGCTGGGCGCCGGAGTGTCCGCCGAGGTGAACGTGGACTTCACGGCGGGACGCACCGGCGCCACCGCGACCCGGCTGTCCCTGACCGCGCCCGAGGGCTGGACGGTGTCACCGGCCAAGGAGCTGGGCCGCGTCGCGCCGGGCCGCCGGGTGAGCGCGCGGTTCACCGTGACCGCCCCGGCCGGTGCCACGGCGGGCGAGGCCGTGCTGAGCGGCGGCGCGCGCTACCGGGCGGCGGGCGAGGAGCACACCGCCACCGCGCGGACCGCGCTGCGCACCATGCCCGCGCCGCCCAAGGGCGACAGCTGGGCCAGTGACCTGGCCTGGCTGGGCTCGACCAACGGCTACGGACCGGCCGAACGCGACCGGAGCAACGGCGAGTCGGCGGCGGGCGACGGCCGTCCGCTCACCCTGAACGGGACCACGTACGCCAAGGGCATCGGGGTGCACGCGGACTCCGACATCGAGTTCTGGCTCGGCGGGCAGTGCTCCTCGCTGACCGCGACCGCCGGTGTCGACGACGAGATCAACGGCTACGGCGGGGTGTCCTTCTCGGTCGTCGCCGACGGCAAGAAGGTGTGGTCCTCCCCCACCGTCAGCGGCGCCTCGGACCCGCTGTCGGTGAACGTGCCGCTGACCGGGGCCCGCCATGTCCACCTGGTGGTGACCGACACGGACGGCACCAAGTCCGGTGACCACGGGGACTGGGCGGACGCGAAGTTCCACTGCGCGGGCTGA
- a CDS encoding LacI family DNA-binding transcriptional regulator, translated as MAKLKDGGGRPPGMADVARVAGVSAQTVSRVLSGHPNVQEKTRAKVLTAVEQLGYRRNNAARMLSSGRSRTIGVVTLQTNFYSRAAVTSGIEHAAQAAGYAVSTATTTSLDTSAIESALSRLADQDVEGVILSVPLIHGSPRIEQLTRATPTITIDGSRTDATEVVAIDQGLAARLATRHLLDLGHDTVWHIAGPEEWLEAAARRDGWRSTLQEAGRPVPPPLEGDWSPASGYRNGLILGRIPDATAVFVASDEMAFGAIRALHELGRRVPEDISVVGVDDIELAEYCSPSLTTVAQPFSQMGTLAVAHLLRLIADPGAVPEPASVDPQLIVRASTAQAGAPARGAGAP; from the coding sequence ATGGCGAAGCTCAAGGACGGCGGGGGACGGCCGCCGGGGATGGCGGACGTGGCCCGGGTGGCGGGGGTGTCGGCGCAGACCGTCTCCCGGGTGCTGTCGGGCCACCCCAATGTGCAGGAGAAGACGCGCGCCAAGGTCCTGACCGCGGTGGAGCAGCTCGGCTACCGCCGCAACAACGCGGCCCGCATGCTCTCCTCGGGCCGCAGCCGCACCATCGGCGTGGTGACGCTCCAGACGAACTTCTACTCGCGGGCCGCCGTCACCTCGGGCATCGAGCACGCCGCTCAGGCCGCCGGGTACGCGGTCAGCACCGCGACCACCACCTCGCTGGACACCTCCGCCATCGAGTCCGCCCTGTCCCGCCTGGCCGACCAGGACGTGGAGGGCGTCATCCTGTCGGTGCCGCTGATCCACGGCAGCCCGCGCATCGAGCAGCTCACCCGGGCCACGCCCACCATCACCATCGACGGCTCGCGCACCGACGCCACCGAGGTCGTCGCCATCGACCAGGGCCTGGCCGCCCGGCTGGCCACCCGGCATCTGCTCGACCTCGGCCACGACACGGTCTGGCACATCGCGGGCCCCGAGGAGTGGCTGGAGGCCGCGGCGCGGCGCGACGGCTGGCGCAGCACCCTCCAGGAGGCGGGCCGGCCGGTGCCGCCGCCGCTGGAGGGCGACTGGTCCCCGGCCTCCGGCTACCGCAACGGGCTGATCCTGGGCCGGATCCCGGACGCCACGGCGGTGTTCGTCGCCAGCGACGAGATGGCCTTCGGCGCCATCCGGGCCCTGCACGAGCTGGGGCGCCGGGTGCCCGAGGACATCTCCGTGGTCGGGGTCGACGACATCGAGCTGGCCGAGTACTGCTCGCCGTCCCTGACCACCGTCGCCCAGCCGTTCAGCCAGATGGGCACGCTCGCCGTGGCGCATCTGCTGCGGCTGATCGCCGACCCGGGCGCGGTGCCCGAACCGGCTTCGGTGGACCCGCAGTTGATCGTCCGGGCCAGCACCGCACAGGCCGGTGCCCCGGCCCGGGGGGCCGGGGCACCGTAG
- a CDS encoding ABC transporter substrate-binding protein, which yields MKRSIARIAGIAGALGLALTATGCGGSDGGSSSASGKGSITFWGWAPGYEDAVAAFNKSHPDLKVTYQAVQPGAKGGYQKMLNAVKAGNAPCLAQVGYETLPSFAAQGALKDVTKYASADQGDYQSAAWQSVSLGGAVYGAPVDTGPMALFYNKKVFDSLGLKPPVTWDEYREDAKRIHASNPHRYISSPYLDYDYAGLAWQTGAGWFGVQGDAWQVTMASAANKRVADYWQGLADDKLISGAPMYDQAWYTGIGNGDIATVVGAVWQAGVIKGGAKSGSGQWAVAPLPQWSKGAGQVGNAGGSATAVLKGCDNPEGAWEFAHWLGTDRDAFGGLVEKAALYPAAKKLLDLPQLKGGDPYFGGQKIYDVFAAAAPQVNSSWTWGPLMTKTAADLDDGLGKAWAGKGTIAGALSGAQDKTVSEMKKQGLKVAE from the coding sequence GTGAAGCGATCCATTGCCCGAATTGCCGGGATAGCGGGAGCGTTGGGCCTCGCCCTCACCGCCACGGGATGCGGCGGATCCGACGGCGGCTCGTCCTCCGCCTCCGGCAAGGGATCGATCACATTCTGGGGTTGGGCGCCCGGATACGAGGACGCCGTCGCCGCCTTCAACAAGAGCCACCCGGACCTCAAGGTCACCTACCAGGCCGTGCAGCCGGGCGCCAAGGGCGGCTACCAGAAGATGCTCAACGCGGTGAAGGCGGGCAACGCGCCCTGTCTGGCCCAGGTCGGCTACGAGACGCTGCCCAGCTTCGCCGCCCAGGGCGCCCTGAAGGACGTGACCAAGTACGCCTCCGCCGACCAGGGCGACTACCAGAGCGCGGCCTGGCAGTCGGTCTCCCTCGGCGGCGCCGTCTACGGCGCGCCCGTGGACACCGGCCCCATGGCGCTCTTCTACAACAAGAAGGTCTTCGACTCGCTCGGTCTGAAGCCGCCCGTCACCTGGGACGAGTACCGCGAGGACGCCAAGAGGATCCACGCCTCGAACCCGCACCGCTACATCTCCTCGCCCTACCTGGACTACGACTACGCGGGCCTCGCCTGGCAGACCGGCGCCGGATGGTTCGGCGTCCAGGGCGACGCCTGGCAGGTGACCATGGCGTCCGCGGCCAACAAGCGGGTCGCCGACTACTGGCAGGGCCTCGCCGACGACAAGCTGATCAGCGGCGCCCCGATGTACGACCAGGCCTGGTACACGGGCATCGGCAACGGTGACATCGCCACCGTCGTCGGCGCCGTCTGGCAGGCCGGTGTCATCAAGGGCGGCGCGAAGAGCGGCTCGGGCCAGTGGGCGGTGGCACCGCTGCCGCAGTGGAGCAAGGGCGCCGGCCAGGTGGGCAACGCGGGCGGCTCCGCGACCGCCGTCCTCAAGGGCTGCGACAACCCCGAGGGCGCCTGGGAGTTCGCGCACTGGCTCGGCACCGACCGCGACGCCTTCGGCGGCCTGGTCGAGAAGGCCGCGCTCTACCCGGCCGCCAAGAAGCTGCTCGACCTGCCCCAGCTGAAGGGCGGCGACCCGTACTTCGGCGGCCAGAAGATCTACGACGTGTTCGCCGCCGCCGCGCCGCAGGTCAACTCCAGCTGGACCTGGGGCCCGCTGATGACCAAGACCGCCGCCGACCTCGACGACGGCCTCGGCAAGGCGTGGGCGGGCAAGGGCACGATCGCCGGCGCGCTCAGCGGCGCGCAGGACAAGACCGTGTCGGAGATGAAGAAGCAGGGCCTGAAGGTCGCCGAGTGA
- a CDS encoding carbohydrate ABC transporter permease, with protein MNESVIDGAPAAPAVSGGRRTAGAARPAPAAAPARPARSRRLRPLLFCAPFLVLFAAMYVAPIVYAAVSSLFTVHRSGLGLTAPTKVFDPLGNYSRAFGDGAFLSSLGRVALFGLVQVPVMLGTALALALLIDSRSARGKGFFRLSSFLPYAIPGVSAALVWSFMYSSQSSPINRLLHPVGFSIPFFHSEVVLWSVANIVTWSWAGYNMIIIYAALQSIPAEVLEAARMDGASALRIAWSIKIPAVRGALVLTAVFSIIGSAQLYNEPTVLQPVSDGSISSAFTPIMSAQNAVAAGNYPYAAAQSVLLALLVGVVSFVFFKLTHRGEEQA; from the coding sequence GTGAACGAGTCCGTGATCGACGGGGCTCCCGCGGCGCCGGCCGTGAGCGGCGGCCGGCGCACCGCCGGCGCCGCCCGGCCGGCGCCCGCCGCCGCGCCCGCGCGTCCGGCCCGCTCACGCCGCCTGCGGCCCCTGCTCTTCTGCGCCCCCTTCCTGGTCCTGTTCGCCGCGATGTACGTCGCGCCGATCGTCTACGCGGCGGTCAGCAGCCTGTTCACCGTGCACCGCTCCGGCCTCGGCCTGACCGCCCCGACCAAGGTCTTCGACCCGCTGGGCAACTACAGCAGGGCGTTCGGCGACGGCGCCTTCCTGTCCTCGCTCGGCCGGGTCGCGCTGTTCGGCCTGGTCCAGGTCCCGGTGATGCTCGGCACGGCTCTGGCCCTCGCCCTGCTGATCGACTCCCGCTCCGCGCGCGGCAAGGGCTTCTTCCGGCTCTCCAGCTTCCTGCCGTACGCCATCCCCGGCGTGAGCGCCGCGCTGGTCTGGTCGTTCATGTACTCCTCGCAGTCCAGCCCGATCAACCGGCTGCTGCACCCGGTCGGCTTCTCGATCCCGTTCTTCCACAGCGAGGTGGTGCTGTGGTCGGTGGCGAACATCGTCACCTGGAGCTGGGCCGGGTACAACATGATCATCATCTACGCGGCGCTCCAGTCGATCCCCGCGGAGGTGCTGGAGGCCGCCCGGATGGACGGCGCCTCGGCCCTGCGGATCGCCTGGAGCATCAAGATCCCGGCGGTGCGCGGCGCGCTGGTCCTCACCGCCGTGTTCTCCATCATCGGCTCGGCGCAGCTCTACAACGAGCCGACCGTGCTCCAGCCCGTCTCCGACGGCTCGATCTCCTCGGCGTTCACCCCGATCATGTCCGCGCAGAACGCGGTCGCGGCGGGCAACTACCCGTACGCCGCCGCGCAGTCCGTCCTCCTGGCCCTCCTGGTGGGTGTCGTGTCCTTCGTGTTCTTCAAGCTGACCCACCGCGGGGAGGAGCAGGCATGA
- a CDS encoding carbohydrate ABC transporter permease, which translates to MSALSTRPALVRSRRESRPASRVTVMALLGLSAFYFLFPLWWLLVSATKPFGEQFSGNGLWFDGFGLFGNISRLSSQDGGIFWRWMLNSVLYCGVGALLGTAFSALAGYALAKYDFPGRGAVFGAVLAAVLVPKVLFTLPLYLMFSGVHLIDNPLAVLLPSVVSPFGVYLSRVFAAQTVPDEVLEAGRLDGAGEFRIFRTIGVRMMLPALVTIFLFQFVEIWNNYLLPAMVLGDDRLQPVTVGLVGWNASHVAVPPPLVVIGSLVSVVPLLIAFLALQRFWRAGMTAGAVK; encoded by the coding sequence ATGAGCGCGCTGAGCACACGGCCCGCCCTGGTCCGCTCGCGCCGGGAGAGCCGCCCGGCGAGCCGCGTCACCGTCATGGCGCTGCTGGGCCTGTCGGCCTTCTACTTCCTCTTCCCGCTGTGGTGGCTGCTGGTCTCGGCGACCAAGCCGTTCGGCGAGCAGTTCTCCGGCAACGGCCTGTGGTTCGACGGCTTCGGGCTGTTCGGCAACATCTCCCGGCTCAGCTCCCAGGACGGCGGCATCTTCTGGCGCTGGATGCTCAACAGCGTGCTGTACTGCGGGGTCGGCGCCCTGCTCGGCACCGCCTTCTCGGCGCTGGCCGGGTACGCGCTCGCCAAGTACGACTTCCCCGGGCGCGGCGCGGTGTTCGGCGCGGTCCTGGCGGCCGTACTGGTGCCCAAGGTGCTGTTCACGCTGCCGCTGTACCTGATGTTCTCCGGGGTGCATCTGATCGACAACCCGCTGGCCGTGCTGCTGCCCAGCGTGGTCAGCCCGTTCGGCGTCTACCTCTCCCGGGTGTTCGCCGCGCAGACGGTGCCCGACGAGGTGCTGGAGGCCGGACGGCTGGACGGCGCGGGCGAGTTCCGCATCTTCCGTACCATCGGGGTGCGGATGATGCTGCCCGCGCTGGTGACGATCTTCCTGTTCCAGTTCGTGGAGATCTGGAACAACTACCTGCTGCCCGCGATGGTGCTCGGCGACGACCGGCTGCAACCGGTCACGGTCGGCCTGGTCGGCTGGAACGCCAGCCATGTCGCGGTGCCGCCCCCGCTGGTCGTCATCGGCTCGCTGGTGTCCGTCGTCCCGCTTCTGATCGCCTTCCTCGCGCTCCAGCGGTTCTGGCGCGCGGGCATGACCGCCGGAGCCGTCAAGTGA
- a CDS encoding glycoside hydrolase family 35 protein, giving the protein MTTSAPQSAHTAAAPEAAPPLLTHADGTLLRAGRPHRVLAGSLHYFRVHPAQWADRLHRLAALGLNTVDTYVPWNFHERVPGKAGFDGWRDLPRFAALAQEAGLDVIVRPGPYICAEWDNGGLPAWLTGTPGMLLRTCHGPFLDAVARWFDELIPRVAALQAGRGGPVVAVQIENEYGSHGDDQDYLRWVRDALVARGITELLYTADGPTALMQDGGSVPGELAAATFGSRPDEAAALLRSRRAGEPFVCAEFWNGWFDHWGEKHHVRSAVSAAEDVGRILDAGGSVSLYMAHGGTNFGLWAGANHDGQRLQPTVTSYDSDAPIAEHGALTPKFHALREKLAAPGAGAARELPEPPADAPLLTPRTLEVTRHPGLLSALRAVAEPVRAPLPLSFEELGQASGLVLYSAEPLLPPGPQELTVTGLHDRAQVFVDGAPVAVLDRETASFTVPGAGARVRLELLVENQGRINYGPLLGQGKGILGGVRVERRLVHGWTMRRLPLDEWGRPETGRALAAASGEDRAGFATARLTVTEPADTFLALPGFCKGFVWVGDTLLGRYWEAGPQTTLYLPAPLLRAGENTLTVLELERFGDRLALLDGPELGPAEEYVETFD; this is encoded by the coding sequence GTGACCACCTCAGCACCGCAGTCCGCGCACACCGCCGCCGCACCGGAGGCGGCCCCGCCCCTGCTCACCCACGCGGACGGCACGCTGCTGCGGGCGGGCCGCCCGCACCGCGTCCTGGCCGGCTCGCTGCACTACTTCCGCGTCCACCCCGCCCAGTGGGCCGACCGGCTGCACCGGCTCGCCGCGCTCGGCCTCAACACCGTGGACACCTACGTCCCGTGGAACTTCCACGAACGCGTGCCGGGCAAGGCCGGGTTCGACGGCTGGCGGGACCTGCCGCGCTTCGCGGCCCTGGCGCAGGAGGCGGGACTCGACGTCATCGTGCGCCCGGGTCCGTACATCTGCGCCGAATGGGACAACGGCGGTCTCCCGGCCTGGCTGACCGGTACCCCGGGCATGCTGCTGCGCACCTGCCACGGGCCCTTCCTGGACGCCGTCGCCCGCTGGTTCGACGAGCTGATCCCGCGCGTCGCCGCACTCCAGGCGGGCCGCGGCGGACCGGTCGTCGCGGTGCAGATCGAGAACGAGTACGGCAGTCACGGCGACGACCAGGACTATCTGCGCTGGGTGCGCGACGCCCTGGTGGCGCGCGGGATCACCGAGCTGCTGTACACGGCGGACGGGCCGACGGCGCTGATGCAGGACGGTGGCAGCGTGCCCGGCGAGCTGGCGGCGGCGACGTTCGGTTCGCGTCCGGACGAGGCGGCGGCCCTGCTGCGCTCGCGGCGCGCCGGCGAGCCGTTCGTCTGCGCCGAGTTCTGGAACGGCTGGTTCGACCACTGGGGCGAGAAGCACCATGTGCGGTCCGCCGTCAGCGCGGCCGAGGACGTGGGCCGCATCCTCGACGCGGGCGGTTCGGTGAGCCTGTACATGGCGCACGGCGGCACCAACTTCGGGCTCTGGGCCGGTGCCAACCACGACGGCCAGCGCCTCCAGCCGACGGTCACGAGCTACGACTCGGACGCGCCCATCGCCGAACACGGCGCGCTCACCCCGAAGTTCCACGCCCTGCGCGAGAAGCTGGCCGCGCCCGGCGCCGGTGCGGCCCGGGAGCTTCCCGAGCCGCCCGCCGACGCCCCGCTGCTCACGCCGCGCACCCTGGAGGTCACCCGGCACCCCGGTCTGCTGAGCGCGCTGCGGGCGGTGGCCGAGCCGGTGCGCGCCCCGCTGCCGCTGAGCTTCGAGGAGCTGGGCCAGGCGTCCGGTCTGGTGCTGTACTCGGCCGAGCCGCTGCTGCCGCCGGGGCCCCAGGAGCTGACCGTCACCGGGCTGCACGACCGCGCCCAGGTGTTCGTCGACGGCGCCCCCGTGGCCGTGCTGGACCGCGAGACGGCCTCCTTCACGGTGCCGGGTGCCGGGGCCCGGGTGCGTCTCGAACTGCTGGTGGAGAACCAGGGCCGGATCAATTACGGGCCCCTGCTCGGCCAGGGCAAGGGCATCCTGGGCGGGGTCCGGGTGGAGCGGCGGCTGGTCCACGGCTGGACCATGCGCCGGCTGCCGCTGGACGAGTGGGGGCGGCCGGAGACCGGCCGGGCGCTCGCGGCGGCGTCCGGCGAGGACCGGGCCGGATTCGCCACCGCCCGGCTCACCGTGACCGAGCCGGCCGACACCTTCCTGGCCCTGCCGGGCTTCTGCAAGGGCTTCGTCTGGGTCGGCGACACCCTGCTGGGCCGCTACTGGGAGGCCGGCCCGCAGACCACGCTCTATCTGCCCGCTCCGCTGCTGAGGGCCGGGGAGAACACCCTCACCGTCCTGGAGCTGGAGCGCTTCGGCGACCGTCTCGCCCTGCTGGACGGACCTGAGCTCGGACCGGCCGAGGAGTACGTCGAGACCTTCGACTGA